From the Eremothecium cymbalariae DBVPG#7215 chromosome 6, complete sequence genome, one window contains:
- a CDS encoding histone-fold protein (similar to Ashbya gossypii AEL159W) — protein sequence MASKEKDVMPRLPISKCKRIAKTDPDYILTTQPAYIATAFATELFIQSISEESVAMAQLESRKQLKGKQIRMNYTDLARAVSRLDKFSFLGDVIPETKVLSHLVQQNKVRYSTPAPHDAIRGQAILPFKKKDGIELGGDGRDHMMERIPGAELHNLEGLEVVSEDEQVEESELQKEMEEVAKMNQVADLDNEDSSDGYQDAGQDADAQEEQEDD from the coding sequence ATGGCTTCGAAGGAGAAGGATGTGATGCCTAGGCTACCAATCTCTAAATGCAAGCGTATCGCGAAGACCGACCCAGATTACATCTTGACCACACAACCTGCGTATATTGCAACGGCCTTTGCAACAGAACTCTTTATTCAGTCGATCAGCGAGGAATCAGTGGCCATGGCACAGCTGGAGAGTAGGAAGCAATTGAAGGGTAAGCAGATACGGATGAATTACACTGACCTTGCAAGAGCAGTGTCAAGACTTGATAAGTTTAGTTTTCTTGGGGACGTGATTCCGGAGACCAAGGTGCTTTCGCATTTGGTGCAGCAGAACAAGGTGCGATATTCGACTCCAGCACCCCATGATGCAATTCGAGGCCAAGCCATTCTACCGTTTAAGAAGAAAGATGGAATTGAGCTGGGTGGTGATGGTCGTGATCATATGATGGAAAGAATTCCCGGTGCAGAATTACACAATCTGGAAGGACTTGAGGTGGTTAGTGAGGACGAACAAGTGGAAGAGAGCGAACTGCAGAAGGAGATGGAGGAGGTGGCTAAAATGAATCAGGTTGCTGACCTAGATAATGAGGATAGCAGCGATGGCTACCAAGATGCGGGGCAAGACGCCGACGcacaagaagaacaagaagacgACTGA
- a CDS encoding uncharacterized protein (similar to Ashbya gossypii AFR574W), whose protein sequence is MVQKALKVTKKPKDPRRITKKQMNLKKAAPLQLKSRKKSLQHMKKLAKTCSRTEATERFVASRVGHLELLKGTRRQLEEQKKSKLAKK, encoded by the coding sequence ATGGTACAGAAGGCATTAAAGGTGACTAAGAAACCGAAGGATCCACGTAGGATAACGAAGAAGCAGATGAATCTAAAGAAGGCTGCACCTTTGCAACTAAAGTCGAGGAAGAAATCTCTGCAACATATGAAAAAGCTAGCTAAGACATGTTCACGAACTGAAGCCACGGAAAGATTTGTTGCTAGTCGGGTTGGGCATTTAGAGTTGCTGAAGGGGACCAGGAGGCAGTTAGAGGAGCAGAAGAAGTCGAAACTTGCTAAGAAATGA
- the MPM1 gene encoding Mpm1p (similar to Ashbya gossypii AEL158W) codes for MGLFGGNIDDSDVEKFNEKILDNELSKQLDRLDDTICDIWNDAWQDPSKFFEDLVQHTTGRFMKDKIIDDMLLNATDRLGGLLTGMGLPGGFGHPFKIRDMLKDNDNIETLQNYKTPTDTQFVQCKEVDGLSVWDTKGWWRCLFPDAIVRDRASATQGLSSILTKEMVQNDKQHKYGLFFSDYSGFLSWRSHMIKLAKEKQQQKEQQQRSLWPGSSTPEDMLTLADPENALTRDKKNKVVGSSSYTTFNTTENGHEQITELKTYYDDGSVSLKSEKNVFPSDGSKPTSEIMEKVMDKRDSKLDGWFWKK; via the coding sequence ATGGGACTCTTTGGTGGCAATATTGATGACAGTGACgttgaaaagttcaacGAGAAAATTTTAGATAATGAGCTATCGAAGCAACTAGACCGGTTGGATGATACAATATGTGACATTTGGAATGATGCTTGGCAAGATCCCAGTAAATTCTTTGAGGACCTGGTTCAGCATACTACTGGCAGGTTTATGAAGGATAAAATCATTGATGATATGTTATTAAATGCGACAGATAGGCTAGGTGGACTATTAACAGGAATGGGATTACCTGGTGGCTTCGGCCATCCATTCAAAATTCGGGATATGTTGAAggataatgataatattgagacccttcaaaattataaaaCGCCAACAGATACTCAATTCGTGCAATGCAAAGAGGTAGATGGCTTGTCTGTGTGGGATACAAAAGGTTGGTGGAGGTGTTTATTCCCAGATGCTATTGTCAGGGATAGAGCATCTGCTACACAAGGTTTGTCAAGTATATTAACTAAAGAAATGGTACAGAATGATAAGCAGCATAAGTATGGCTTATTTTTCTCGGATTACTCAGGTTTCTTGTCTTGGAGATCACATATGATAAAGTTGGCGAAAGAAAAGCAACAGCAGaaagaacaacaacaaaggTCCCTTTGGCCAGGTTCGAGTACCCCAGAGGACATGCTCACCTTGGCTGATCCGGAGAATGCTCTTACTAGAgataaaaagaacaaagTTGTTGGAAGCTCCAGTTACACTACTTTTAACACAACGGAAAATGGCCACGAACAAATAACGGAGCTTAAAACTTATTATGACGATGGCTCGGTCTCACTTAAGTCGGAAAAAAACGTTTTCCCCTCAGATGGATCTAAACCAACTTCAGAGATAATGGAAAAAGTCATGGATAAACGTGATTCCAAGCTGGACGGTTGGTTCTGGAAGAAGTAG
- the SAF1 gene encoding SCF ubiquitin ligase complex subunit SAF1 (similar to Ashbya gossypii AEL155C): MDPESEDQEGRSIDYGLPPDIVLATLPYLESQDIKNLSLTNRYFYKLLDYEQSNTLWHELYRKAYGYTYTNDEPFISKCTDGYNTCSERILVNKFPDLTWAERYKLRSENTSLYTWGSLQHARLGYTYNSNPAIGGHVSSTNRLRIRSGVNRPTPVPWFVDAKQSGSPSGEAQGREKDPNDEVSGRGDRIIVQISAGGFSFQLLTKSGKLFSTGMTYSGGHKGPGPVTGERDYNTFQEIASLIERNHTLQNTESLATVQVYDNTTGNMRIIPRPHQNIYQLFTELESQTEQFVTGNQQIRRMIPRDVFDFYKDNTDLSVDRNAFDKVKFVSVSSGRSHFLALDDKNEIYSWDSPEMNHGVRILFEGLPSRKTNPILKIGCGWDFNCVYIYGIGLVVWSSRSSLARGDLAAKANYKIIPDTADINGSNRILDFACCSENTVFYIPKEGDKLWLYSHELSKYVDLTLDGKIYKIEASYMTLALFTEQSTYTVTVSNGEVVHRSLTKINLAAGQKFITFSAGDYHNIALTDQGELYSWGLESDLCGCLGLGDAEEATEVQRVAVYETARSIRALQPVKVELPPDSICVAIAAGGWHSGALMLKKDA; encoded by the coding sequence ATGGATCCAGAATCAGAAGACCAGGAAGGCCGCTCTATAGACTATGGGTTGCCTCCAGATATTGTTCTGGCTACCTTACCCTATTTAGAATCACAGGACATCAAGAATCTTTCGCTCACGAATAGATACTTTTACAAATTATTAGATTATGAACAGTCGAATACTTTATGGCATGAGTTGTATCGTAAAGCATATGGTTATACGTATACCAATGATGAGCCTTTTATTTCTAAGTGTACGGACGGTTACAATACATGTTCTGAGAGGATTTTGGTGAATAAGTTTCCTGATCTGACATGGGCAGAACGGTATAAATTAAGGTCAGAGAATACTTCATTGTACACCTGGGGAAGTTTGCAGCACGCCCGGTTGGGTTATACGTACAATTCTAATCCTGCTATTGGGGGGCATGTTAGCAGCACTAATAGGCTTAGAATACGTTCCGGGGTGAACAGACCCACGCCAGTTCCGTGGTTTGTTGACGCTAAGCAAAGTGGTAGTCCAAGTGGTGAAGCCCAGGGCAGAGAGAAGGATCCAAATGATGAGGTATCAGGACGTGGAGATAGAAtcattgttcaaatatCTGCGGGTGGCTTCTCGTTTCAGTTGTTAACAAAGTCCGGAAAATTGTTTTCCACGGGGATGACATACAGTGGAGGACATAAAGGGCCAGGTCCCGTCACTGGGGAACGTGACTATAATACATTCCAAGAGATTGCTTCTCTAATAGAGAGAAACCACACTCTCCAGAACACGGAATCGTTGGCTACAGTTCAAGTATATGATAATACAACCGGTAACATGCGGATTATTCCAAGACCACATCAGAACATTTATCAATTATTTACCGAGCTAGAATCTCAGACTGAACAGTTCGTTACCGGTAATCAACAGATTAGGCGTATGATTCCCAGAGATGTATTCGACTTTTATAAAGATAATACTGATCTCTCTGTGGATAGGAATGCCTTTGATAAGGTTAAGTTTGTCTCTGTTTCTTCTGGTAGATCCCACTTTTTGGCCTTAGATGACAAAAATGAGATATATTCTTGGGACAGTCCAGAGATGAATCATGGCGTGAGAATTTTGTTTGAAGGGTTACCCAGTCGTAAGACTAACccaattttaaaaattggCTGCGGTTGGGATTTCAATTGTGTTTACATTTATGGTATAGGCCTGGTAGTCTGGAGCTCCAGGTCTTCACTAGCCAGAGGTGATTTGGCTGCCAAAGCAAACTATAAAATTATCCCAGACACTGCGGATATCAATGGTAGCAATAGAATTCTTGATTTCGCTTGCTGCTCTGAGAATACTGTTTTTTACATCCCTAAAGAAGGTGACAAGTTATGGCTATACAGCCATGAGTTATCTAAGTACGTGGATTTAACTTTAGACGgaaaaatatacaaaatcGAAGCCTCTTACATGACTTTGGCCTTGTTCACGGAACAAAGTACGTACACTGTAACAGTTTCTAATGGCGAAGTTGTTCATCGGTCTTTAACTAAGATAAACCTAGCTGCTGGTCAGAAATTTATAACTTTTTCCGCTGGCGACTATCATAACATTGCACTCACAGACCAAGGAGAACTTTACTCTTGGGGACTTGAAAGCGATTTGTGTGGTTGTTTGGGTCTGGGAGATGCAGAAGAGGCTACTGAGGTTCAGCGGGTAGCTGTATATGAAACGGCGCGCAGCATTCGTGCACTGCAGCCTGTTAAGGTAGAACTCCCTCCGGATTCTATATGCGTAGCTATTGCCGCTGGTGGGTGGCACTCTGGAGCATTGATGCTCAAGAAAGATGCGTAA
- the PAF1 gene encoding Paf1p (similar to Ashbya gossypii AEL157W) has product MSSRKQEYIAKISYKNDLPPPPLPPKLLKYSYLESESVESPQLITSLYTKTNVTPLIQLDKELGMPVDLFRIPGVLTQQDTKHLYGYESVKLQPEDRILLRDPRVDRLTKTDLSKVTFLRRTEYVSTSNTTKSERKRPLSSAPGDDHDSVLTPAQIVEKVESTFDNLVSDLKKIKHPTKKNLTAVKTWSLLPDTVSMDEVFFTVKFVGSAALTKVEKENVDMSTALFRPVELEEDEWISVYTTDPANSKLLRGEIEQQIDELSESNNSYKFKRLNDFDMKQIQDASNSNYLSELAIGFNDEKGIAYYKPLRSRLELRRRRVNDVMKPLIRENNWDQINFKLRNPTTQETKVSDKVRMRFDPIDFPNVDEDEDVEEPTTDSKEKSPKVSKEELQDKQE; this is encoded by the coding sequence ATGTCATCTAGAAAGCAGGAATATATTGCAAAGATAAGCTATAAGAATGATCTCCCTCCTCCTCCACTTCCTCCAaagcttttgaaatataGTTATTTGGAATCAGAATCAGTTGAGTCTCCACAGCTCATCACATCTCTTTATACTAAGACCAATGTGACGCCATTGATTCAGTTAGATAAGGAATTGGGTATGCCTGTAGATTTATTTCGGATTCCAGGTGTTCTTACTCAGCAAGACACCAAGCATCTATATGGATATGAATCTGTTAAGTTACAGCCGGAAGATCGTATATTGTTGAGAGATCCTAGAGTTGATAGGTTGACGAAGACAGACTTGTCCAAAGTTACGTTCTTAAGGAGAACTGAGTATGTGTCTACTTCTAATACTACCAAGAGTGAGAGGAAGAGACCGCTCTCATCTGCACCAGGTGATGATCACGACAGTGTTTTAACACCTGCGCagattgttgaaaaagttgaatcAACGTTTGACAATCTAGTGAgtgatttgaaaaaaattaagCATCCCacaaagaagaatttaaCTGCAGTGAAGACTTGGAGTTTGCTTCCAGATACGGTTTCTATGGATGAGGTGTTTTTCACAGTTAAGTTTGTTGGTTCTGCGGCCCTTACGAAGgttgaaaaggaaaacgTGGATATGTCTACTGCACTATTTAGGCCTGTGGAACTCGAAGAAGATGAGTGGATATCAGTTTATACTACCGATCCTGCGAACAGTAAGTTATTGAGAGGAGAAATAGAACAGCAAATTGACGAACTCTCGGAAAGTAACAATAGTTACAAGTTCAAGAGGTTGAATGATTTCGATATGAAACAAATCCAGGATGCGTCAAATTCCAACTATCTTTCAGAATTAGCAATTGGCTTCAACGATGAAAAAGGTATTGCATACTATAAGCCGTTGCGTTCCAGACTTGAATTAAGAAGGCGTAGGGTGAACGACGTTATGAAACCGTTAATAAGAGAAAATAACTGGGACCAGATCAATTTTAAGCTGAGGAATCCAACGACGCAAGAGACTAAAGTTAGCGATAAAGTTAGAATGAGGTTTGACCCTATTGACTTCCCTAAtgtggatgaagatgaagacgtAGAGGAACCGACGACCGATTCGAAAGAAAAGAGTCCCAAAGTGAGCAAAGAAGAATTGCAAGATAAGCAGGAATAA
- the COX18 gene encoding membrane insertase COX18 (similar to Ashbya gossypii AFR575C), producing the protein MIRSSVRQIGFSVSNRRQFSALQTVADSFAQLHDMSGVPWLVLVPISTFTLRSLVTLPLSIWQRRRIVKQQELKKVVQAVAPVVRLRLAAAVNGATPENITSAGSVVRPEEITTTVESLKPEQIIMLSIKETRKRQKALFKKYGVQMWKNSVLPLVQVPLWVTLSMGIRQLTEQSLIDTHITGTHALAYLMEANVISTLGSLDLSLPLSEMPLLIPIVLGTLIMVNVEYNGKVMEATTNSLLGIETAKSSTSKSSRMFSSLLGISRLSSIFLMGVSSQAPILLSLYWISSQLYSLIQNKFLDWLWPYQR; encoded by the coding sequence ATGATACGGTCATCTGTTAGACAAATAGGGTTCAGCGTCTCAAACCGACGTCAATTTAGCGCTCTTCAAACGGTTGCTGATTCTTTTGCACAGTTGCACGATATGTCTGGCGTGCCATGGCTTGTGCTAGTCCCAATTAGCACGTTCACTTTAAGATCTCTTGTGACACTACCGCTGAGCATATGGCAACGCAGACGCATTGTTAAGCAGCAAGAGCTGAAGAAGGTGGTTCAGGCAGTAGCTCCAGTAGTACGGCTAAGActggcagcagcagtaaaTGGTGCAACCCCTGAGAATATTACAAGTGCTGGGAGCGTTGTCCGACCTGAGGAAATTACTACAACTGTTGAATCCTTAAAACCTGAGCAGATCATCATGCTGTCCATAAAAGAAACGCGAAAGAGGCAGAAAGCATTATTTAAGAAATACGGCGTTCAAATGTGGAAGAATTCTGTTCTACCATTGGTCCAAGTTCCGCTATGGGTTACCTTATCTATGGGTATTCGCCAGCTTACCGAACAGTCGTTGATTGACACCCACATAACAGGAACCCATGCATTGGCATATCTGATGGAAGCTAATGTCATATCTACCTTAGGTTCACTGGACTTGAGTCTTCCCCTCTCAGAAATGCCACTGCTGATACCTATTGTCTTGGGAACTTTGATAATGGTTAATGTTGAGTACAACGGCAAAGTTATGGAAGCGACAACAAACTCTTTATTAGGTATTGAAACCGCCAAATCGTCTACTTCGAAATCTTCCCGTATGTTTTCAAGTCTTCTCGGAATTTCACGGTTAAGCTCCATATTTCTAATGGGAGTATCCTCGCAAGCTCCCATACTACTCTCGCTGTATTGGATCAGCTCACAATTATACTCGTTAATACAAAACAAGTTTCTCGACTGGTTATGGCCATACCAAAGATGA
- the UTP18 gene encoding Utp18p (similar to Ashbya gossypii AEL153W) — MDSTEPTPIGSPDEEELLLSKLVFGDKSEFYDGLHDANLENSSSGEDFVFQSDSEEDQGSSDAAGMDLVNDDQLYFVDEGGDASGEVERDADEMAVEEKVGESCGNDSESGDVWSDSDDERLVIDINQTKRTKKLRKTYLDKEINSKQYVQRLRLQFEKIYPRPQWAEYEDDPSDANSEDDDDEGQQLASGNIDALNNVLQSTYTYKDTSNRLLPPKTLDITRLKDANVSHPSKSSIQSLSFHPTKPLLLTGGYDRSLRIYHIDGKSNNIVSSVYLKGTPVQTCKFYASPDLNQQMILTAGRRRYMHCWDLSNTRNQTVRINKISRMYGHEETQRSFEKFKVAHLHTTQNGTHGIILLQGNNGWINVLHATTGIWMMGCKIEGVLVDFCIDYQTQSQDKFNTILIATNTYGDIWEFDLTNGGKVICKWKDEGAVGITTIQVGGGTNSSNILPYKKIRQNKWLAIGSESGFVNIYNRYSTSYKPIATLSHLTTTISSLEFSPNGEMLTIASRATKDAFRIVHLPSGTVFSNWPTSGTPLGRVTSVAFSPRGEMLAVGNEQGKVRLWRLNHY, encoded by the coding sequence ATGGATAGTACGGAACCAACTCCAATCGGTTCTCCTGATGAAGAGGAGTTGCTCCTGTCAAAATTGGTTTTTGGCGACAAATCAGAGTTCTATGACGGGTTACACGATGCTAACTTAGAGAATAGTAGTAGTGGGGAGGATTTTGTATTCCAATCTGATTCCGAGGAAGATCAGGGCTCTAGTGATGCAGCTGGCATGGATCTGGTTAATGATGATCAGCtgtattttgttgatgagggCGGGGATGCAAGTGGTGAAGTTGAGCGGGATGCAGATGAGATGGCGGTTGAGGAAAAAGTGGGAGAATCCTGTGGGAACGACAGCGAGAGCGGTGATGTATGGAGtgattctgatgatgagaGGCTAGTGATTGATATTAACCAGACTAAAAGGACCAAAAAGCTGAGAAAGACGTACCTAGATAAGGAGATTAATAGTAAACAATACGTACAGAGGTTGAGGTTGcagtttgaaaagatttACCCTCGACCACAGTGGGCTGAATATGAGGACGATCCAAGTGATGCTAACAGcgaagatgatgacgatgaaggGCAGCAGCTGGCTAGCGGCAATATTGATGCATTAAATAATGTTCTGCAGAGCACTTACACCTACAAGGATACAAGCAACCGCTTGCTTCCTCCAAAGACTTTGGACATTACGAGGTTGAAGGATGCAAATGTCTCTCATCCTTCCAAATCGTCGATTCAGTCTTTATCTTTCCATCCTACAAAACCATTACTCTTGACTGGTGGGTATGACCGTTCCTTAAGAATATATCATATTGATGGTAAGAGTAATAACATTGTATCATCTGTTTATCTAAAGGGTACGCCTGTACAGACATGCAAATTTTATGCCAGCCCTGACCTAAATCAGCAGATGATCCTTACTGCTGGGAGGAGAAGGTACATGCACTGCTGGGATCTTTCAAACACACGCAATCAAACCGTCAGGATCAACAAGATATCAAGAATGTATGGTCACGAAGAGACGCAACGTTCGTTCGAAAAGTTTAAGGTAGCTCATCTGCACACAACGCAGAATGGTACCCATGGAATCATTTTACTTCAAGGTAACAACGGTTGGATCAATGTTTTGCATGCTACCACTGGTATATGGATGATGGGTTGTAAAATCGAAGGTGTACTAGTAGATTTCTGTATCGATTATCAAACCCAATCACAAGATAAATTCAACACAATACTGATCGCTACAAACACATACGGTGATATCTGGGAATTTGATCTTACAAATGGCGGAAAAGTCATTTGTAAATGGAAAGATGAAGGTGCTGTCGGTATTACAACTATTCAGGTCGGAGGCGGCACCAATTCATCAAACATTCTACCATACAAAAAGATAAGACAAAACAAGTGGCTCGCCATTGGAAGCGAGTCTGGTTTTGTTAACATCTACAATAGGTACTCCACATCCTACAAACCAATAGCCACTCTATCTCACTTAACCACCACTATCTCTTCTTTGGAATTCTCTCCAAATGGTGAAATGCTAACTATAGCATCAAGGGCTACCAAAGATGCATTCAGAATCGTTCATCTACCATCTGGAACGGTATTTTCCAACTGGCCAACTAGTGGTACACCATTGGGAAGAGTTACTAGTGTAGCTTTTTCTCCCCGCGGAGAAATGCTGGCAGTAGGTAATGAACAAGGTAAAGTAAGATTATGGAGGTTAAATCATTATTAA
- the MRPL27 gene encoding mitochondrial 54S ribosomal protein mL41 (similar to Ashbya gossypii AFR618C) encodes MRSTFIRLFHASPTSLLTRPWQKFRDGSLFYGQLKSGNKRFALTTKDGNKTMYKGTRSSGIGKHTRYGGYTIKWARVRTFVTPTNYNRDLKPLVSHNLPELRHHFSGYSKGPLDTRLYFDKLREYVRSGKIEDKATDPDCYVERG; translated from the coding sequence ATGAGGTCTACGTTTATCAGGCTCTTTCACGCTTCTCCAACTTCGTTATTGACTAGACCATGGCAAAAGTTTCGCGATGGCTCCCTGTTTTATGGTCAACTCAAATCAGGTAACAAGCGTTTTGCATTAACTACAAAAGATGGTAATAAGACCATGTACAAAGGTACTCGTTCTTCGGGTATTGGTAAACACACTAGATACGGTGGTTATACTATAAAATGGGCTAGGGTACGCACATTTGTGACGCCGACCAATTATAACAGAGACCTGAAGCCCTTGGTATCACACAATTTGCCAGAGTTGAGACATCATTTCAGCGGATATTCTAAAGGACCCTTGGATACTCGGCTTTATTTTGACAAATTGAGGGAATACGTAAGGAGTGGtaaaattgaagataaagCCACAGATCCGGACTGCTATGTAGAACGAGGCTAA
- a CDS encoding S-formylglutathione hydrolase (similar to Ashbya gossypii AEL156W), whose protein sequence is MVFKLNAEVAVCGGKLLKLSHKSEVCKTLMDVNVYVPRQYQSGSAKRIPTLYYLSGLTCSPQNASEKAFWQIEADKYGFALVFPDTSPRGDDVPTDPENGWDFGIGAGFYVNATQKPYVKHYNMYDYIHKELPVLLDAFFREKDAGCTIDFLRNIGITGHSMGGFGALSGFLKNYGKEVGGYRSCSAFAPIGNPSSVPWGEKAFGGYLGPDKRAWEEYDPCSLFGKVENTGKDRILIHVGTNDPFLEKQLKPELLLTATAGTSWEGMVDLHMEDGFDHSYYFVSSFVPEHAKFHARNLGLI, encoded by the coding sequence ATGGTATTCAAATTAAATGCTGAAGTTGCTGTTTGTGGTGGGAAACTTTTAAAGCTTTCTCATAAATCCGAAGTTTGCAAAACTTTGATGGACGTAAACGTCTATGTTCCAAGACAATACCAAAGTGGTTCTGCTAAAAGAATTCCAACCCTTTATTATCTATCTGGTTTGACATGCTCACCCCAAAATGCTTCTGAAAAGGCATTTTGGCAGATTGAAGCTGATAAATATGGATTTGCGCTTGTATTTCCAGATACATCTCCCCGTGGTGATGATGTACCAACAGATCCTGAAAATGGATGGGATTTTGGTATTGGAGCAGGTTTCTACGTTAACGCTACCCAAAAACCATATGTGAAACATTATAATATGTATGACTATATCCATAAAGAATTGCCAGTTTTATTAGACGCCTTCTTTAGAGAAAAGGATGCTGGCTGCACCATTGATTTCTTGAGAAATATTGGTATTACAGGCCATTCTATGGGAGGATTTGGAGCTTTGTCTGGATTCTTGAAGAATTATGGTAAGGAAGTGGGTGGCTACAGATCTTGCTCTGCGTTTGCTCCAATTGGAAACCCATCTTCAGTGCCATGGGGTGAGAAAGCCTTCGGCGGTTACCTAGGACCTGATAAAAGAGCTTGGGAAGAATATGACCCTTGTTCATTGtttggaaaagttgaaaatacTGGTAAGGATAGAATATTGATTCATGTAGGTACTAATGATCCCTTTTTGGAGAAACAGTTAAAACCTGAATTGTTGTTAACCGCAACTGCGGGTACGTCTTGGGAAGGTATGGTTGACTTACATATGGAGGACGGGTTCGACCATTCATACTACTTTGTGAGTTCCTTTGTTCCAGAACACGCAAAATTTCATGCAAGAAACCTTGGTCTAATCTAA
- the SPT4 gene encoding transcription elongation factor SPT4 (similar to Ashbya gossypii AFR576C): MSSDRACMLCGIVQSTSEFTRDGCPNCQGIFEEASVSAIECTSPSFEGLVGMCKPTKSWVAKWISVDQYVPGMYAIKVDGRLPAEVVDLLPHYKPRDGTQND, encoded by the coding sequence ATGTCTAGTGATAGAGCTTGTATGTTATGTGGTATTGTTCAAAGTACTAGTGAATTCACCAGAGATGGATGTCCAAATTGTCAGGGAATCTTTGAAGAGGCTAGTGTTTCTGCAATCGAGTGTACCTCTCCATCGTTTGAAGGGTTGGTGGGTATGTGCAAGCCAACGAAATCGTGGGTTGCTAAATGGATTAGTGTAGACCAGTATGTCCCGGGAATGTATGCCATTAAGGTCGATGGACGTCTGCCTGctgaagttgttgatttaTTGCCTCATTACAAGCCCAGAGATGGCACTCAAAATGATTGA